One window from the genome of Spirochaeta isovalerica encodes:
- a CDS encoding LysR family transcriptional regulator, which produces MDLNKLKTFYTVAQLNNFSRAAEILYLTQPAVSAQIKDLEFEYKTKLFNRNGRKIELTDSGEKLIPFVKKLLDIYDDSLHAISLLQEAGQGSIKLGVSGLPGARLLPAALSRFREIYPDIHISIREKKSAGVLDLLKLKKFDLGLIVSSEENINTSIIGAEVLYRDKYVVGVSYDNPLARKKSIGVKDLSQNPLIVSPKDTVTHQAIIDLYNRLSLPLNIEYEIENKSMMKTMVEKNLGIAFFSSLEIKKEVESQLICPLELEGIPFYSYIQLAYNKTKELNPASKAFHDFIFNIDEQDNFISG; this is translated from the coding sequence ATGGATCTGAATAAACTAAAGACTTTCTATACTGTTGCCCAACTGAACAATTTCAGCCGGGCGGCTGAAATTCTCTATCTGACCCAACCGGCAGTCAGCGCGCAGATTAAAGATCTGGAGTTTGAATACAAGACAAAGCTGTTCAACAGAAACGGTAGGAAGATAGAACTGACAGATTCCGGAGAAAAGCTCATTCCATTCGTAAAAAAGCTTCTCGATATTTATGATGATTCCCTTCATGCGATCAGCCTTTTACAGGAAGCCGGTCAGGGATCCATCAAACTGGGAGTCAGCGGATTACCGGGAGCCCGCCTCCTTCCCGCAGCGCTGTCGAGGTTCAGAGAGATTTATCCCGACATTCATATATCCATCAGAGAGAAAAAATCCGCTGGAGTCCTCGACTTGCTGAAATTGAAAAAATTCGACCTCGGGCTCATTGTCAGCAGTGAAGAAAACATCAACACGTCCATTATAGGAGCAGAGGTTCTCTACCGGGATAAATATGTAGTCGGAGTCAGCTATGACAATCCTCTGGCCCGCAAAAAGAGCATTGGAGTGAAAGACCTTTCACAAAACCCTCTGATCGTATCCCCCAAGGATACAGTAACTCATCAGGCTATTATCGACTTGTACAACCGCCTGTCTCTTCCCTTGAATATCGAATATGAGATCGAAAATAAATCTATGATGAAAACAATGGTTGAAAAGAATCTCGGAATTGCATTTTTCAGTTCTCTCGAAATCAAAAAGGAAGTTGAATCTCAATTGATCTGCCCTCTCGAACTGGAGGGAATACCATTTTACAGCTATATCCAGCTGGCCTACAATAAAACAAAAGAATTGAATCCCGCCTCAAAGGCTTTCCATGATTTTATTTTTAACATTGATGAACAGGATAATTTCATATCAGGATAA
- a CDS encoding tripartite tricarboxylate transporter permease, producing the protein MDLLANLLNGFGYLMGYQPIIAIVVGVILGILAGAMPGLSPSMGVALLVPFTYNLSPQVALILLVSIYIAANYGGSITAVTINTPGTPSAVVTSFDGYPLTLKGKAGVGLGTSLVASTVGGIIGTIILIFFSVPLARLAVKLHPAEYFALAIFGLTTVASLGGKNWAKAFLAAMLGLLINTIGIDPISGVKRFTFGTYKLFDGFALIPALIGLFALSEVFTRIEEYKLDKGKETEFEETQWPSFLDYWKLKLTIFRSSVLGTLIGIFPGAGATIAAFLSYDLAKKSSKDPESFGQGNPDGVAAAEAANSSSVGGALVPLLALGIPGSATTAVLVGALMIHDLVPGPLLFVERPDIIYSLFAALLIANIVMLALGLFGARLWIKVTVIPKKVLLPSILAISIVGSFAVNYSFFDVGTCIGFGVAGWLLKKYGIPGAPIVLGMVLGKLAETNFRRAVIMGGYGVFFTRPVSLILLIVALLSFGVPLYQTHKANKKERATEQK; encoded by the coding sequence ATGGATTTATTAGCAAATCTACTTAACGGATTTGGATATCTGATGGGATATCAGCCGATCATAGCTATAGTCGTCGGGGTCATCCTCGGTATTCTCGCCGGAGCCATGCCCGGCCTGTCCCCCTCTATGGGTGTGGCCCTGCTGGTACCGTTTACCTATAATTTATCGCCCCAGGTAGCTCTGATCCTTCTCGTATCAATATACATCGCGGCAAACTATGGCGGATCTATTACCGCTGTAACAATAAACACTCCCGGAACCCCTTCGGCAGTCGTAACATCCTTTGACGGGTATCCTCTTACGCTTAAGGGAAAGGCCGGCGTCGGACTCGGCACATCGCTGGTGGCATCGACAGTCGGCGGTATTATCGGAACGATTATCCTGATTTTCTTCTCGGTCCCACTGGCGAGGCTGGCGGTTAAGCTGCATCCCGCAGAATACTTCGCACTGGCTATATTCGGCCTAACCACAGTTGCATCGCTGGGAGGAAAGAACTGGGCAAAGGCATTTCTTGCCGCTATGCTCGGTCTTTTAATTAATACAATCGGAATCGACCCCATATCAGGGGTAAAAAGATTCACTTTCGGAACCTATAAACTGTTTGACGGTTTCGCTCTCATTCCCGCGCTTATCGGCCTTTTCGCTCTTAGCGAAGTGTTTACCAGAATCGAGGAGTACAAACTGGACAAAGGCAAGGAAACTGAGTTTGAAGAGACTCAGTGGCCCTCTTTTCTCGACTACTGGAAACTGAAGCTGACTATTTTCCGTTCCTCCGTACTGGGAACCCTCATTGGAATTTTTCCCGGAGCGGGAGCGACCATAGCGGCATTCCTCTCATATGACCTGGCGAAAAAGAGCAGTAAAGATCCCGAGAGCTTCGGACAGGGAAATCCCGACGGAGTGGCGGCTGCGGAAGCGGCGAACTCCAGTTCCGTAGGAGGAGCGCTTGTGCCTCTGCTGGCTCTAGGTATACCGGGAAGCGCGACAACTGCGGTACTGGTCGGTGCCCTGATGATTCACGACCTCGTACCCGGTCCCCTTCTTTTCGTCGAGAGACCGGATATTATCTACTCACTCTTTGCCGCTCTTCTCATTGCCAACATCGTTATGCTGGCACTGGGATTATTCGGTGCGAGATTGTGGATCAAAGTAACGGTCATACCGAAAAAAGTTCTCCTGCCATCTATCCTGGCCATTTCGATAGTCGGAAGTTTTGCGGTCAACTATTCCTTCTTTGACGTGGGAACCTGTATAGGTTTCGGTGTGGCCGGATGGCTTCTGAAAAAATACGGCATACCGGGAGCGCCCATCGTTCTGGGTATGGTTCTGGGAAAACTGGCGGAAACGAATTTCAGACGGGCCGTTATCATGGGCGGTTACGGCGTGTTTTTCACCCGGCCTGTGAGCCTTATCCTGCTGATAGTGGCGTTACTCTCATTCGGTGTACCGCTCTACCAGACCCATAAAGCCAATAAGAAGGAAAGAGCCACAGAACAGAAATAA
- a CDS encoding Na/Pi cotransporter family protein has product MFIVIILEIIGSLGVFLFGMKIMSDGIQKAAGEGLQNVLNRITANRFVAVFTGFFITAIVQSSSATTVMVVGFVNAGLLTLTQSIGVIMGANIGTTVTGWIVSLLGFKLKISALALEIIAFGLPLYFSKKETRRYWGEFLIGFGILFIGLDFLKKSVPSDNQALIDFITPYTNFGFGSIALFVIFGAIITIIVHSSSASMTIVLTMAASGLIGLDVAAAMIMGSNIGTTIDAYLASIGATTNAKRAARVHLLFNVFGVLVILVVFRPFLKMIQWIVPGDEITTTLAMFHTIFNITNTFVFIGFVPQIARLIEKMVPEKESDKDPQEYHLDYFSSIIQDTPELNLIQVQKEVGHMTELVEDMFKTYLNVFSNPDKKMGDEVEKLRNQEDFSDQMQEKITSFLLECSKENLNETGRNQVSSMIRIVSELESIGDSCFSLIMLSQKKYKKKIPLHDNAIDEVMSYSKLVDQFLQFIKEHINNHLSADELEEANNLEDKIDSYRNKLRKEARKQIKGGADVKGELLYIDIIRHMERIGDYCLNIAQTLRRMK; this is encoded by the coding sequence ATGTTTATAGTAATCATTCTTGAAATTATCGGGTCACTGGGTGTCTTCCTCTTCGGAATGAAGATTATGAGTGACGGAATTCAGAAAGCCGCCGGGGAAGGACTGCAGAATGTTCTGAACCGGATAACAGCCAACCGCTTCGTTGCTGTTTTCACCGGTTTTTTCATTACGGCCATTGTTCAGTCCTCATCGGCTACGACGGTTATGGTTGTCGGGTTCGTCAACGCCGGCCTTCTGACTCTGACTCAATCAATCGGCGTTATCATGGGTGCCAATATCGGTACAACCGTTACGGGGTGGATTGTTTCCCTATTGGGATTCAAACTGAAGATTTCCGCTCTGGCACTGGAAATTATTGCCTTCGGCCTTCCCCTCTACTTCTCAAAAAAAGAGACGAGGAGATACTGGGGTGAGTTTCTTATCGGATTCGGTATTCTCTTTATCGGTCTGGATTTCCTGAAGAAGTCTGTGCCTTCCGACAATCAGGCGCTTATCGACTTCATAACCCCCTACACCAACTTCGGTTTCGGCTCCATTGCCCTATTCGTTATTTTCGGAGCGATCATCACTATTATCGTACACTCCTCCAGCGCGTCCATGACCATTGTATTGACCATGGCTGCATCGGGACTGATAGGGCTTGATGTGGCAGCGGCCATGATTATGGGAAGCAATATCGGAACGACTATAGATGCCTATCTGGCTTCGATCGGCGCGACGACAAATGCAAAGCGTGCGGCAAGAGTGCACCTGCTATTCAATGTCTTCGGGGTTCTTGTCATACTCGTTGTCTTCAGGCCTTTCCTGAAAATGATCCAGTGGATTGTGCCGGGTGATGAAATTACAACGACGCTGGCAATGTTCCACACCATATTCAACATAACCAATACTTTCGTATTTATCGGTTTCGTTCCTCAGATAGCCAGGCTTATCGAGAAGATGGTACCGGAAAAAGAATCCGACAAGGATCCTCAGGAATACCATCTGGATTACTTCTCCTCGATCATCCAGGATACTCCGGAATTGAATTTGATTCAGGTTCAAAAAGAAGTCGGCCATATGACAGAGCTTGTGGAAGACATGTTCAAAACATACCTCAATGTCTTCAGCAACCCGGATAAAAAAATGGGCGACGAAGTGGAAAAACTTCGTAATCAGGAAGACTTCTCCGACCAGATGCAGGAAAAAATTACATCTTTTTTACTGGAATGTTCCAAAGAGAATCTCAATGAGACCGGAAGAAACCAGGTTTCGTCAATGATCAGAATCGTTTCGGAACTGGAAAGCATCGGCGACAGTTGCTTCAGTCTTATCATGCTTTCTCAAAAGAAATACAAGAAAAAAATCCCCCTTCACGACAATGCCATAGATGAAGTTATGAGCTACTCAAAACTGGTTGACCAATTCCTCCAGTTTATCAAGGAGCATATTAACAATCACCTATCAGCTGACGAGCTTGAGGAAGCAAATAATCTGGAAGATAAAATTGACAGCTACAGAAACAAACTTCGTAAAGAAGCGAGAAAGCAAATCAAAGGCGGAGCCGATGTTAAGGGAGAACTCCTTTACATAGATATTATCAGGCATATGGAAAGGATCGGAGACTACTGTCTCAATATTGCCCAGACTTTGAGAAGGATGAAATAA
- a CDS encoding ABC transporter permease, translating into MIGKTLIFMVPLLIAAMGGLITELAGVLNIALEGMILAGAFAAVLAVDLTGSLTAGFIAAMAVSGLLAVLFSFTSLKLKGNIFVTGLAINLITPPLIAMVSKLFYGSGGVIRLTADSLHLTTASAAVWVLFFTGSIWAILKYTPLGLHIRTAGTDPDFLFSRGIRPERIQSLVIIASGLLCGLSGAIISLKLGVFIPGISAGKGWIALVAVYLGFKKPFPVLLACFIFALAESLSDSAQGIIEIPANLILSFPYFITITGLVLFSIIKNRQK; encoded by the coding sequence ATGATCGGCAAAACGCTTATTTTTATGGTTCCCCTGCTCATAGCTGCGATGGGCGGGCTGATTACGGAACTTGCGGGAGTCTTGAACATAGCTCTGGAAGGGATGATACTGGCGGGTGCATTCGCTGCGGTCCTTGCCGTTGACTTAACCGGCAGCCTTACGGCCGGTTTCATAGCAGCGATGGCCGTATCGGGCTTGCTGGCTGTTCTATTCTCTTTTACATCTTTGAAGCTGAAGGGCAATATTTTTGTAACGGGGCTGGCTATCAATCTGATAACCCCGCCTCTTATCGCCATGGTTTCCAAATTGTTTTACGGATCGGGAGGAGTCATCCGCCTGACAGCCGATTCTCTCCATCTCACAACTGCAAGCGCCGCGGTGTGGGTGCTTTTCTTTACGGGCTCTATCTGGGCAATCCTGAAATACACACCTCTCGGGCTTCACATAAGAACAGCGGGAACCGATCCGGATTTTCTCTTTTCAAGAGGTATCAGACCGGAACGCATACAAAGCCTGGTAATCATAGCCTCCGGCCTTCTCTGCGGCCTCTCCGGAGCCATCATCTCCTTAAAACTCGGCGTGTTTATTCCGGGGATATCGGCAGGAAAGGGCTGGATAGCTCTCGTAGCGGTTTATCTGGGATTTAAAAAACCCTTTCCGGTTCTGCTCGCCTGTTTCATTTTTGCTCTGGCCGAATCTCTTTCCGACTCCGCTCAGGGGATCATCGAAATACCTGCCAACCTGATTCTCAGCTTCCCCTATTTTATCACAATTACCGGTCTCGTCCTTTTTTCGATCATAAAGAATCGGCAAAAGTAA
- a CDS encoding Bug family tripartite tricarboxylate transporter substrate binding protein has protein sequence MKKVVSFLLLTSFLALSVFAEGQQDGQASFPTKPIKVVVYLAPGGAGDILARKFTDIASKYTDATFVVENKAGAGGIVAMEYVAAGKADGYTLMYMTKSNISKLVTTDSELDPMVFDWISLMQIDPECVITNNKSDIVTWDDVVADAEAKGGNQLWLGPAAGGLDHVTAQNIWKASGIGAKWVPFDSGGKALAGLLGKQGAVYVGNPGETLANPDYSVAAICAEERLPQFPDVPTFKELGVDGLENEIMWRGFAVKRGTDDAIIAWYDDIFEKVTNDPEWKATYEPQGNLLVHKTRDEFNAMVQFDYDAYKAAR, from the coding sequence ATGAAAAAAGTTGTTAGTTTTCTATTGCTGACTTCTTTCCTGGCGCTTTCTGTCTTTGCAGAAGGTCAGCAGGATGGTCAGGCAAGCTTTCCTACAAAACCTATTAAAGTCGTTGTCTATCTCGCACCGGGAGGTGCCGGTGATATTCTGGCTAGGAAATTCACCGATATCGCTTCAAAATATACCGATGCCACTTTCGTCGTGGAAAATAAAGCCGGTGCCGGCGGAATCGTCGCTATGGAATATGTTGCGGCGGGAAAAGCCGATGGCTACACCCTGATGTATATGACAAAATCAAATATCTCTAAACTGGTTACAACTGATTCCGAACTGGACCCCATGGTTTTCGACTGGATCTCCCTGATGCAGATCGACCCTGAATGCGTCATCACCAATAATAAATCAGATATAGTCACCTGGGATGATGTCGTAGCCGATGCGGAAGCCAAGGGCGGAAATCAGCTCTGGCTCGGTCCCGCGGCCGGCGGTCTCGATCACGTTACAGCACAGAATATCTGGAAAGCGTCCGGAATTGGAGCCAAATGGGTTCCCTTTGACAGCGGAGGCAAAGCTCTTGCAGGACTTCTCGGTAAACAGGGAGCTGTTTATGTAGGAAACCCCGGAGAAACACTGGCCAACCCCGATTACTCGGTTGCAGCGATCTGCGCGGAAGAGAGACTTCCCCAGTTCCCCGATGTGCCGACTTTTAAGGAGCTGGGAGTTGACGGACTCGAGAATGAAATTATGTGGAGAGGTTTTGCCGTAAAGAGAGGAACTGACGATGCCATTATCGCCTGGTATGATGACATCTTTGAAAAAGTAACCAACGATCCGGAATGGAAAGCTACATATGAACCCCAGGGGAATTTGCTGGTTCACAAAACCCGGGATGAATTCAATGCTATGGTTCAGTTCGATTACGATGCCTACAAAGCTGCAAGATAG
- a CDS encoding tripartite tricarboxylate transporter TctB family protein: MEIFKFFEKGPGFWLLLGVMTIILAVIALILKRSSKKEYIGRIIVPVFFIEMAVVFGLLTLTFPNKGDVVGPGVVPGLWIIFIIIFSIVLLMRVFLGYEEIDPPWGHIGKVFIYIGLIVAYLLIMQLIGYFLATILFLITGMYFLTYRNWKVMISMSVGWILFSYFAFYKLLYVPLPKGWIIERIFG; encoded by the coding sequence ATGGAAATATTCAAGTTTTTTGAAAAGGGGCCGGGTTTCTGGCTACTTCTGGGAGTTATGACAATTATTCTGGCTGTCATTGCCCTTATTCTCAAAAGGTCATCGAAAAAAGAGTATATCGGACGGATTATCGTTCCTGTTTTTTTTATCGAGATGGCCGTTGTATTCGGTCTTCTGACGCTGACTTTCCCCAATAAGGGAGATGTCGTCGGTCCGGGTGTCGTTCCAGGTTTATGGATTATCTTCATTATTATCTTCAGTATCGTTCTCCTTATGAGAGTGTTTCTGGGGTATGAAGAAATTGATCCCCCATGGGGGCATATCGGAAAGGTCTTCATTTACATCGGTTTGATAGTTGCCTATCTCCTGATCATGCAGCTGATCGGATATTTTCTGGCAACGATCCTGTTCCTCATAACGGGAATGTATTTTTTGACATATAGAAACTGGAAGGTGATGATTTCCATGTCAGTGGGATGGATTCTGTTCTCCTACTTCGCTTTCTACAAACTACTCTATGTCCCCCTTCCCAAGGGATGGATTATAGAGCGCATTTTCGGTTAA
- a CDS encoding DUF47 domain-containing protein: MLFNRAKSVEANIEKFLENILKASLIFEQAIKDYFDGNMENFDMRKEEISKLESESDSIRRDIKHTLYKELLIPESRGDVLGLLESLDDVIDTSQNVLVRFSIEKPKVWNQLKDDFIELSAVAAKSVEEIVSASRAFFRETTKVPEHLVKVHFHEHEADKIEVRIMKKAFDGDFIEKFSEKVHMRYFAERISLLADESETVADKLDIYTIKRSI; the protein is encoded by the coding sequence ATGCTATTTAACAGGGCTAAATCAGTCGAAGCCAATATAGAGAAATTTCTCGAAAATATACTTAAAGCGAGCTTGATTTTCGAGCAGGCAATAAAAGACTACTTCGACGGCAATATGGAAAATTTTGATATGAGAAAAGAGGAGATCAGCAAGCTCGAGAGCGAAAGCGACAGTATCCGACGCGATATCAAGCACACTCTCTACAAAGAACTTCTGATTCCTGAATCGAGAGGAGATGTACTCGGACTGCTCGAATCTCTCGATGATGTTATTGATACCTCCCAGAATGTTCTTGTCAGATTTTCCATAGAAAAACCAAAAGTCTGGAATCAGTTGAAAGATGATTTTATAGAACTCAGTGCCGTAGCGGCAAAATCTGTTGAGGAAATTGTAAGTGCATCCAGAGCCTTTTTCCGGGAAACGACTAAAGTCCCCGAGCACCTTGTGAAAGTGCATTTTCACGAACACGAAGCCGACAAGATTGAGGTCAGAATCATGAAAAAAGCTTTTGACGGAGATTTTATCGAGAAATTCAGTGAGAAGGTCCACATGAGATACTTTGCCGAACGTATCTCCCTACTGGCTGATGAATCGGAGACTGTTGCTGATAAGCTCGATATCTATACTATTAAAAGATCGATTTAA
- a CDS encoding DHH family phosphoesterase → MSNNFKTYLKNIKNDLSYDKPMTVVVGNEAADLDSMATAVLYAYYLKSLDGAVNSVPLINIPRADFKLRTEAVYLFDAAGIDSDELIFAEDLDLKRLNDKDLLSLILVDHNKLSTAHSEFLNCITGILDHHADEKQYPEGIFTDIRPVGSASTLVGELFIKNAEETVSGPVGTLILGTILLDTVNLDPDAGRVTDADSAVAEKIMAITGLDRKELFDKLQFEKFNVSSLGSYDLLRKDYKEWQMGSVKCGIGSVLLPVEDWIAKDPGIVSACEKYLKERELDVLFAMNAFTNPEFTRQIVVYIPDEDLRRKTIDFLEASDLGLSEIDSTSVEGSEKCAFYNQANLGISRKKLQPIIKDFFEK, encoded by the coding sequence ATGAGTAATAATTTTAAAACATACCTTAAAAACATTAAAAATGACCTATCCTATGATAAGCCGATGACTGTTGTCGTCGGTAACGAAGCCGCAGACCTCGATTCCATGGCTACTGCTGTTTTGTATGCCTACTATCTTAAAAGCCTGGATGGGGCGGTTAATTCCGTCCCTCTGATCAATATCCCCAGGGCCGATTTCAAGTTGAGGACTGAAGCGGTATATCTTTTCGACGCAGCGGGCATTGATAGCGATGAACTGATTTTTGCGGAAGACCTCGATTTGAAACGATTGAATGACAAAGATCTCTTAAGCCTCATTCTCGTCGACCACAACAAGCTATCAACTGCACACAGTGAGTTTTTAAATTGCATAACAGGAATACTCGATCATCACGCAGATGAGAAACAGTACCCTGAGGGAATCTTTACTGATATCAGACCGGTCGGTTCCGCTTCCACTCTTGTAGGTGAGCTTTTTATTAAAAATGCGGAAGAAACAGTTTCCGGTCCCGTCGGGACGCTTATCCTGGGAACAATATTGCTCGATACTGTCAATCTCGACCCCGATGCGGGCAGGGTCACCGATGCCGACAGTGCCGTTGCGGAAAAGATCATGGCGATAACGGGACTCGACAGAAAAGAGCTTTTTGACAAACTTCAGTTTGAAAAATTCAATGTTTCATCTCTGGGCTCCTACGATCTTCTCAGAAAAGACTACAAAGAGTGGCAGATGGGATCCGTCAAATGCGGAATCGGTTCTGTCCTGCTTCCTGTAGAAGACTGGATTGCCAAGGATCCCGGGATTGTTTCAGCTTGCGAAAAGTATCTGAAAGAGAGAGAGCTTGATGTTCTCTTTGCTATGAATGCCTTCACCAATCCCGAGTTCACACGGCAGATCGTTGTTTATATTCCCGATGAAGATCTGAGAAGAAAAACAATAGATTTTCTGGAAGCTTCTGATCTCGGCCTGTCAGAAATTGACAGCACTTCTGTTGAAGGGAGCGAAAAATGCGCTTTTTACAACCAGGCGAATCTTGGAATCTCGCGGAAGAAGCTGCAGCCGATAATCAAAGATTTTTTTGAAAAATAA
- a CDS encoding inorganic phosphate transporter yields MITILIFLSSGLFLGWSLGANDAANVWGTAVGTRMIKFKSAALICSVFVILGAVISGAGASHTLGKLGAINELAGAFTVALSAALSVFWMTKAALPVSTSQAVVGAIIGWNLFSQSAIDMKALTKVMGTWVFSPVLSAIVAAILYFAVLALLKVWKIHLIRLDGITRVALLAAGAFGSYSLGANNIANVMGVFVESASELFTSFNIGSVFTLTGVQQLFFLGGAAIAVGVYTYSKRVMMTVGSGIYHLSPITAFVVVLASSIVLFLFASKGLKEFLVSNNLPSFPLVPVSSSQSIVGAVIGVGLAKGGRNLNLKVLGRISLGWVATPLIAAVVAFVALFIVQNVFGQIVF; encoded by the coding sequence ATGATTACAATATTAATATTTTTATCAAGCGGTTTGTTTCTGGGGTGGTCCCTGGGAGCCAACGATGCCGCAAATGTCTGGGGTACCGCTGTCGGAACGCGAATGATCAAGTTCAAATCAGCGGCGCTCATCTGCAGTGTCTTTGTTATTCTGGGAGCTGTAATCAGTGGTGCGGGGGCATCCCACACACTTGGCAAACTCGGGGCGATAAATGAGTTGGCCGGAGCCTTTACGGTTGCCCTCTCGGCAGCACTTTCCGTATTCTGGATGACAAAAGCCGCTCTGCCCGTATCCACCTCTCAGGCAGTTGTCGGCGCTATAATCGGCTGGAATCTCTTTTCGCAGTCCGCTATCGATATGAAGGCTTTGACTAAAGTTATGGGGACCTGGGTTTTTTCTCCGGTTCTTTCCGCCATAGTCGCGGCTATTCTGTATTTTGCGGTTCTAGCTCTTCTCAAGGTCTGGAAAATCCATCTCATTCGGCTCGACGGTATAACCCGGGTAGCTCTTCTGGCAGCCGGTGCGTTCGGTTCCTACAGCCTCGGAGCAAATAATATAGCGAATGTTATGGGTGTTTTCGTAGAGAGCGCTTCAGAGCTTTTTACTTCATTCAATATCGGAAGTGTCTTTACGCTAACGGGGGTTCAGCAGCTCTTTTTTCTAGGTGGCGCCGCCATTGCCGTCGGAGTTTATACCTATTCCAAAAGGGTTATGATGACTGTAGGCTCAGGGATCTATCATCTGTCTCCCATAACGGCTTTCGTCGTTGTCCTGGCAAGTTCCATCGTTCTGTTTCTCTTTGCGTCGAAAGGGCTCAAAGAATTCCTTGTTTCCAATAATCTTCCCTCTTTCCCTCTGGTTCCGGTTTCCAGTTCCCAGTCAATTGTCGGGGCTGTCATCGGTGTTGGCCTGGCGAAAGGCGGAAGGAACCTTAATCTTAAAGTTCTCGGCCGGATCAGTCTCGGCTGGGTCGCAACACCGCTTATCGCCGCAGTCGTTGCATTTGTGGCTTTATTTATTGTTCAGAATGTTTTCGGGCAAATTGTTTTTTAA
- the buk gene encoding butyrate kinase yields the protein MKKILAINPGSTSSKIGYFEDRECKSSITIRHDQEEIARYKTIADQYDMRKSAIMDWMSEQKIEVKDLDGVVGRGGLLRPTHGGTFIVNDAIISDLKSAKYGVHASNLGALIAKEIAKMAGVEAYIVDPVTTDEFGPLARYSGHPEIKRVSVFHALNQKASARTVCEKLGKEYEDINMIIAHLGGGATIAAHEKGRAVDVNHGLEEGPFTPERSGGLPVLEIIKMSYSGKFSEDDMKKKVVGRGGLTAYMGTSDVQAIVKSAEDGDEKAREVLEAMIYQISKEIGACATVLKGKVDAIVITGGVAYNSFVTDRIGERVSFIAPLHILPGENELLSMTSGVLRVLEGKEEAGVY from the coding sequence ATGAAAAAAATTCTTGCGATCAACCCCGGTTCCACATCGTCAAAAATCGGTTATTTCGAAGATAGAGAGTGTAAATCCTCTATTACCATCAGGCATGATCAGGAAGAAATAGCCCGATACAAAACCATCGCAGATCAGTATGATATGAGAAAATCCGCCATTATGGACTGGATGAGTGAACAGAAAATCGAAGTAAAAGATCTCGATGGCGTTGTCGGCAGAGGGGGATTGCTCAGACCGACGCACGGGGGAACATTCATAGTCAACGATGCTATTATCTCCGATCTGAAAAGTGCAAAATACGGTGTTCACGCCTCCAATCTGGGAGCTCTTATTGCTAAGGAAATCGCAAAGATGGCCGGTGTCGAAGCCTATATAGTCGACCCGGTTACAACTGATGAGTTCGGTCCTCTGGCCCGATATTCCGGCCACCCGGAAATAAAAAGAGTCAGTGTTTTCCACGCCCTCAACCAGAAAGCCTCAGCCAGAACCGTCTGTGAGAAACTGGGGAAGGAATACGAAGACATCAATATGATCATCGCCCACCTCGGAGGCGGGGCGACTATCGCGGCTCATGAGAAAGGCAGAGCTGTCGATGTCAATCACGGCCTGGAAGAAGGGCCTTTCACACCGGAGAGATCCGGGGGGCTTCCTGTCCTGGAGATTATAAAGATGTCATATTCCGGGAAATTCAGCGAAGATGACATGAAAAAGAAAGTCGTGGGACGGGGAGGACTGACTGCCTACATGGGAACTTCCGATGTACAGGCAATAGTGAAATCAGCTGAAGATGGCGATGAAAAAGCCAGAGAAGTCCTCGAAGCCATGATTTACCAGATATCCAAGGAAATCGGAGCCTGCGCCACCGTTCTGAAAGGAAAAGTCGATGCCATCGTGATTACAGGCGGAGTCGCCTATAACAGCTTTGTGACCGACAGGATCGGGGAAAGGGTCTCATTTATCGCACCGCTTCATATACTCCCGGGAGAAAATGAGCTGCTGTCTATGACCAGCGGCGTTCTGAGAGTACTGGAAGGCAAAGAGGAAGCGGGCGTCTACTGA